A single window of Paracoccus albus DNA harbors:
- a CDS encoding ABC transporter substrate-binding protein has protein sequence MKNMLLATAATALFAGAAGAEEVKLGLHLGFTGPLESMAPDIAAGGEAAAKEVSESGNFLDGSTVVTSRSDTTCIDAAASVAAAERQVAEGAKVMVGGQCSGETIATLERVAIPNGVMMISPSATSPALSTIEDNGLFFRTAPSDARQGEVIAQLLNEKGVESIAITYTNNDYGKGLADSIQAAYEGLGGSVTTSAAHDDGKADYSAEVAALAAAGGDALVVAGYVDQGGSGVTRGALDTGAFDMFVFPDGMVSDSLTERFGSEIDGSIGINPAADGDGPARFAEVAEANGFTPTSAYAAEAYDAAALILLSMQAAGSSDPNEAKAHVMDVANAPGEQILPGDLAKGLELLAAGEDIDYVGASSVEMVEPGETAGSYRETTITDGELEVVGFH, from the coding sequence ATGAAAAATATGCTTCTCGCGACTGCCGCCACCGCATTGTTTGCCGGGGCCGCTGGCGCCGAAGAGGTGAAGCTGGGTCTGCATCTGGGCTTCACCGGTCCGCTGGAATCCATGGCACCCGATATCGCTGCCGGCGGTGAGGCCGCGGCCAAGGAAGTCAGCGAATCCGGTAACTTCCTTGATGGCTCTACCGTCGTCACTTCGCGGTCGGACACCACCTGCATCGACGCTGCGGCCAGCGTCGCCGCGGCAGAGCGTCAGGTTGCCGAAGGTGCCAAGGTGATGGTCGGCGGACAATGTTCGGGCGAAACAATCGCCACTCTTGAAAGAGTTGCGATTCCGAACGGCGTGATGATGATTTCGCCCTCGGCAACTTCGCCGGCACTGTCGACGATCGAGGATAACGGTCTGTTTTTCCGCACGGCGCCTTCTGACGCCCGTCAGGGTGAAGTGATCGCTCAACTGCTGAATGAAAAAGGCGTCGAATCGATTGCCATCACCTATACCAACAACGACTACGGTAAAGGTCTCGCCGACAGCATTCAGGCCGCATATGAAGGGCTGGGCGGTTCTGTCACGACCTCTGCCGCACATGACGATGGCAAGGCCGACTACTCTGCCGAAGTCGCGGCACTGGCCGCTGCGGGTGGTGATGCGCTTGTCGTCGCAGGTTACGTGGATCAGGGCGGTTCGGGCGTGACCCGCGGCGCTCTCGACACCGGCGCTTTCGACATGTTCGTCTTCCCTGACGGCATGGTGAGCGACTCGCTGACCGAGCGCTTCGGTTCGGAAATCGACGGCTCCATCGGGATCAACCCGGCCGCTGATGGCGATGGCCCGGCACGCTTTGCAGAAGTCGCAGAAGCGAACGGTTTCACCCCGACGAGCGCCTATGCAGCCGAAGCTTATGATGCCGCAGCGCTGATCCTGCTGTCCATGCAGGCCGCCGGTTCGTCCGATCCGAACGAGGCGAAGGCGCATGTCATGGACGTCGCCAACGCACCGGGTGAGCAGATCCTGCCTGGCGACCTAGCCAAAGGCCTGGAACTGCTGGCCGCTGGTGAAGACATCGACTATGTCGGCGCATCCTCGGTCGAAATGGTAGAGCCGGGCGAAACCGCAGGCTCCTATCGCGAAACAACCATCACCGATGGTGAACTGGAAGTCGTAGGCTTCCACTGA
- a CDS encoding branched-chain amino acid ABC transporter permease, with product MEPINALIVFLNFVFIPAAAYGAQLALGALGITLIYGILRFSNFAHGDTMALGTAITILATWGLQSLGITLGPLPTALLALPIGIAGCALAVLATDRSVYRFYRRKKSDPIILVMASVGVMFITNGLTRLLIGVDEIRFDDGARFIINVRDFREWTGLSEGLALRSTQLITVVMAVIVVWALFWFLNRTKSGKAMRAYSDNEDLALLSGIDPERVVRMTWIIAAALMTIAGVLYGLDKAFRPFNYFQILLPIFASAIVGGLGSPIGAIAGGFIVAFSEVAITYPWKKVVEYLGFDTGSSLLQLMSTEYKFAVSFVILIIVLLFRPTGLFRGKSV from the coding sequence ATGGAACCGATCAACGCACTTATCGTCTTTCTGAACTTCGTCTTCATTCCCGCCGCTGCCTATGGTGCGCAGCTTGCACTGGGCGCGCTCGGCATCACGCTGATCTATGGCATCCTGCGCTTCTCGAACTTTGCCCATGGCGATACGATGGCGCTTGGCACGGCGATCACCATTCTTGCGACCTGGGGCCTGCAATCGTTGGGAATCACCCTTGGCCCGCTGCCGACCGCGCTGCTTGCGCTGCCTATCGGGATTGCGGGTTGTGCGCTTGCGGTACTGGCCACCGACCGAAGCGTTTATCGTTTCTATCGACGCAAGAAATCCGATCCGATTATTCTTGTGATGGCGTCGGTCGGTGTGATGTTCATCACCAACGGGCTGACGCGACTGTTGATCGGTGTGGACGAAATCCGCTTTGACGACGGCGCCCGCTTTATCATTAACGTCCGCGATTTCCGCGAATGGACGGGGCTGTCAGAGGGGCTTGCGCTTCGCAGCACGCAGCTCATCACCGTTGTCATGGCCGTCATCGTCGTCTGGGCGCTGTTCTGGTTCCTGAACCGCACCAAATCGGGCAAGGCGATGCGTGCCTATTCGGACAACGAAGATCTGGCGCTTCTGTCCGGTATCGACCCTGAACGCGTCGTCCGCATGACCTGGATCATCGCAGCGGCGCTGATGACGATTGCGGGCGTTCTTTACGGTCTGGACAAGGCATTCCGGCCCTTCAACTACTTCCAGATCCTGCTGCCAATCTTTGCATCTGCCATCGTCGGCGGTTTGGGCAGTCCGATTGGCGCGATTGCCGGTGGCTTTATTGTCGCCTTCTCCGAGGTGGCGATCACTTATCCCTGGAAGAAGGTGGTCGAGTATCTGGGCTTCGATACCGGATCCTCGCTCCTCCAACTGATGTCGACCGAATACAAGTTCGCCGTCAGTTTCGTCATCCTCATCATCGTTCTGCTGTTCCGGCCAACCGGCCTGTTCCGCGGCAAATCCGTGTAA
- the murA gene encoding UDP-N-acetylglucosamine 1-carboxyvinyltransferase has product MDQIIVQGGGELHGEIPIAGAKNACLTLMPATLLTDEPLTLTNAPRLSDIRTMAELLQSLGAEFTSMQDGKVLSLSSHDLNNLTADYDIVRKMRASNLVLGPLLARAGKAVVSLPGGCAIGARPMDLHISGLEAMGAQIELKEGYLHAEVPGGLKGAVIEQSFASVGATENIVMAATLAKGTTVLKNAAREPEIVDLVKCLRAMGAQIEGEGTGTITIQGVDKLHGTTHPVVVDRIELGTYMIAPAIAGGEVELIGGRVDLIEAFCDKLDEAGISVEQTNRGLKVARKNGRIRAVDVKTEVFPGFPTDLQAQMMALMCTAEGTSVLEETIFENRFMHAPELMRMGAKIDVHGGHATVTGVEKLRGAPVMATDLRASISLILAGLAAEGETVISRVYHLDRGYERVVRKLRGVGADLKRVKEAHPDE; this is encoded by the coding sequence ATGGATCAGATCATCGTGCAGGGCGGTGGAGAGCTTCACGGCGAGATTCCGATCGCCGGGGCAAAGAACGCGTGCCTGACGCTCATGCCCGCGACGCTTCTGACCGATGAGCCGCTGACGCTGACCAATGCGCCGCGCCTGTCGGATATCCGCACCATGGCCGAGCTGCTGCAATCGCTGGGGGCAGAGTTTACCTCGATGCAGGATGGCAAGGTGCTTTCGCTGTCCAGCCATGATCTGAACAATCTGACTGCCGATTACGATATCGTGCGCAAGATGCGGGCATCCAACCTTGTGCTTGGTCCTCTGCTGGCGCGTGCTGGCAAGGCCGTTGTGTCGCTTCCCGGCGGCTGCGCCATTGGTGCGCGGCCGATGGATCTGCATATCTCGGGCCTGGAGGCGATGGGGGCGCAGATCGAACTGAAAGAAGGCTATCTTCACGCCGAGGTTCCGGGCGGGCTGAAGGGCGCGGTCATCGAACAAAGCTTTGCTTCGGTCGGTGCAACGGAAAACATTGTCATGGCAGCGACGCTGGCCAAGGGAACCACTGTACTGAAAAACGCCGCGCGAGAGCCTGAGATCGTCGATCTGGTCAAATGCCTGCGCGCAATGGGTGCGCAGATTGAAGGCGAGGGCACCGGCACGATCACCATTCAGGGCGTTGATAAGTTGCACGGTACCACCCACCCGGTCGTTGTCGATCGCATCGAATTGGGGACCTATATGATTGCGCCTGCCATCGCCGGCGGAGAGGTAGAACTGATCGGTGGTCGCGTCGACCTGATCGAAGCCTTCTGCGACAAGCTGGACGAAGCCGGGATCTCGGTCGAGCAGACCAATCGCGGCCTCAAGGTCGCCCGCAAGAATGGTCGCATCCGCGCAGTCGACGTGAAAACAGAGGTTTTCCCCGGTTTTCCGACCGACCTTCAGGCGCAAATGATGGCCCTGATGTGCACAGCCGAGGGTACATCGGTGCTGGAAGAGACGATATTTGAAAACCGTTTCATGCACGCGCCCGAATTGATGCGGATGGGAGCCAAGATAGATGTGCATGGCGGGCATGCAACGGTTACCGGCGTGGAGAAGCTGCGCGGTGCGCCAGTCATGGCGACCGATCTGCGCGCTTCGATCAGCCTTATTCTGGCGGGCCTCGCCGCCGAAGGTGAAACAGTTATAAGCCGCGTCTACCATCTTGATCGTGGCTATGAACGTGTCGTACGCAAATTGCGCGGCGTGGGCGCAGACCTGAAACGCGTCAAGGAGGCGCATCCCGATGAGTGA
- a CDS encoding thiamine phosphate synthase, which yields MNDSSEAPTAPQLYLITPVGAEPSAVNPMLAEIIERFDVACIRIPGAGDAAQLGRMADTVREIAHSNDVAVVIEEHVQIAQQHGLDGVHLLKSGGKHIRAARSELGADAIVGAFCGVSRHDGMIAAEAGADYVSFGPVRTTGLGSGELADPELFAWWSEMIEVPIVAEGGLDAAMIGKLAPITDFFAIGSEIWSADSPATTLSHLWR from the coding sequence ATGAATGACTCGTCTGAGGCGCCAACCGCGCCGCAATTGTACTTGATTACCCCTGTCGGCGCAGAGCCGAGTGCGGTGAATCCGATGCTGGCCGAGATCATCGAACGCTTTGACGTCGCCTGCATCCGCATTCCCGGCGCCGGCGATGCCGCTCAACTCGGCCGTATGGCCGACACTGTGCGCGAGATTGCGCATTCCAATGACGTCGCGGTGGTGATCGAAGAGCATGTGCAGATCGCGCAGCAGCATGGGCTGGATGGCGTGCACCTTCTGAAATCCGGTGGCAAACATATTCGCGCTGCGCGAAGCGAGCTTGGGGCAGATGCAATCGTGGGCGCCTTTTGCGGGGTGTCTCGGCATGATGGTATGATCGCGGCAGAGGCCGGTGCCGATTACGTCAGCTTTGGTCCTGTCCGCACGACCGGGCTGGGATCAGGCGAACTGGCCGATCCAGAGCTTTTTGCCTGGTGGTCCGAAATGATCGAGGTTCCGATCGTCGCTGAAGGCGGGCTGGACGCAGCCATGATCGGAAAGCTCGCGCCAATCACCGACTTTTTTGCCATTGGAAGCGAGATCTGGTCTGCTGACAGCCCGGCAACGACCCTCTCTCACCTTTGGCGCTAG
- a CDS encoding ABC transporter ATP-binding protein encodes MIRVENLHKKFGGFSAVDGADLTIETGSITGLIGPNGAGKSTLFNVIAGVHAPTEGRVIMDGEDITGLPPHELFHKGLLRTFQLAHEFASMTVRENLMMVPAAQTGERLLSTWFARGAIRREEEALRAKADEVLEFLTISHVADEKAGNLSGGQKKLLELGRTMMVDAKIVFLDEVGAGVNRTLLGTIADAIIRLNKERGYTFCVIEHDMDFIGKLCDPVIVMAEGKVLAQGSADSIMQNEAVIEAYLGRGLKNKEMIGA; translated from the coding sequence ATGATCCGGGTTGAAAACCTGCATAAGAAATTCGGTGGATTTTCCGCCGTTGATGGCGCTGACCTGACCATCGAAACCGGTTCGATTACCGGGTTGATCGGTCCGAACGGTGCCGGAAAGTCCACCCTTTTCAACGTGATTGCTGGTGTCCACGCACCGACCGAAGGCCGGGTGATCATGGATGGAGAGGACATAACCGGACTGCCACCGCATGAGCTTTTCCACAAGGGTCTGCTGCGGACCTTCCAGCTCGCGCATGAGTTCGCATCCATGACGGTGCGCGAGAATCTGATGATGGTTCCCGCTGCCCAGACGGGCGAGCGACTGCTTAGCACATGGTTCGCGCGCGGTGCGATCCGCCGCGAAGAAGAGGCGCTGCGTGCAAAAGCGGACGAGGTGTTGGAGTTCCTGACCATCAGCCATGTCGCCGACGAAAAGGCCGGCAACCTCTCCGGCGGGCAGAAAAAGCTGCTGGAACTGGGCCGCACGATGATGGTCGACGCAAAGATCGTGTTTCTGGACGAGGTCGGCGCGGGCGTGAACCGCACCTTGCTTGGAACCATCGCCGACGCGATCATCCGCCTGAATAAAGAGCGTGGATACACATTCTGCGTCATCGAACATGACATGGATTTCATCGGCAAGCTCTGCGACCCGGTAATCGTGATGGCCGAGGGCAAGGTGCTGGCTCAGGGATCTGCAGACAGCATCATGCAGAACGAAGCCGTGATTGAAGCCTATCTGGGCCGCGGCCTGAAGAACAAGGAGATGATCGGCGCATGA
- a CDS encoding ABC transporter ATP-binding protein has product MSDNDPFGNSRDASIVNQHGRGEIDGTRRSGPVREGKAGDPFLIGENMTGGYGKGPDILHDCTIAVEKGEIAVIVGPNGAGKSTAMKALFGMLDLREGSVRLNGRDITALNPQDRVKAGMGFVPQVNNIFPSMTVEENLEMGAFIRDDNIRETMDQVYELFPAVAEKRRQAAGELSGGQRQQVAVSRALMTQPSLLMLDEPTAGVSPIVMDELFDRIIAIARGGLPVLMVEQNAKQAMNIADKAYVLVQGANAHTGTGKELMDNDEVRRTFLGG; this is encoded by the coding sequence ATGAGCGACAACGATCCCTTCGGCAACAGCCGTGATGCCTCGATCGTCAACCAGCACGGGCGTGGCGAAATCGACGGCACCCGCCGCTCTGGCCCGGTGAGAGAGGGCAAGGCGGGCGACCCCTTCCTGATCGGCGAAAATATGACAGGCGGTTACGGGAAAGGCCCGGACATCCTGCACGATTGCACAATCGCGGTCGAAAAAGGCGAAATCGCTGTGATCGTCGGCCCCAACGGGGCAGGCAAATCAACCGCGATGAAAGCCCTGTTCGGTATGCTTGACCTGCGCGAAGGCTCCGTCAGGCTGAACGGTCGCGATATTACCGCGCTGAATCCTCAGGACCGCGTCAAAGCGGGCATGGGTTTTGTGCCACAGGTGAACAACATCTTCCCGTCCATGACGGTTGAAGAGAACCTGGAGATGGGTGCGTTTATCCGCGACGACAACATCCGTGAAACAATGGATCAGGTTTACGAGCTGTTTCCGGCAGTCGCCGAGAAGCGCAGGCAGGCAGCAGGCGAACTGTCCGGTGGTCAGCGTCAGCAGGTGGCCGTCAGCCGCGCGCTGATGACCCAGCCCAGCCTTCTGATGCTGGACGAACCGACCGCCGGTGTTTCGCCCATCGTCATGGATGAGCTGTTTGACCGGATCATCGCCATCGCACGTGGTGGTCTGCCGGTGCTGATGGTCGAACAGAATGCCAAGCAGGCGATGAACATCGCCGACAAAGCCTATGTTCTGGTGCAGGGCGCAAACGCCCATACCGGCACCGGCAAGGAGCTTATGGATAATGATGAGGTGCGCCGCACCTTCCTGGGAGGTTGA
- a CDS encoding RNA methyltransferase: MSQSAPQPVIILTRPQMGENIGAAARAMLNFGLTEMRIVDPRDGWPNPRAVAMASGAAGKVLDRARVYPTLAEAMEGITYAFATTARGRELTKPVFSPATASAHARQEIAGGGRVAFIFGPERAGLENDDIARANAILTVPVNPDFPSLNLGQAVLLMGYEWSHERLPAQPMPTNRRPAGEVPADRIEIEKLADHYEAKLDEAGYFFPEQKAPPMKLNLRNLWSRMALTRADVQVLHGILRQLTRR; encoded by the coding sequence ATGTCACAAAGCGCACCCCAACCCGTCATCATTCTGACCCGCCCCCAGATGGGCGAGAATATCGGCGCGGCGGCGCGCGCGATGCTGAATTTCGGGCTGACCGAAATGCGCATCGTTGATCCACGCGACGGATGGCCGAACCCGCGTGCTGTTGCGATGGCGTCAGGTGCCGCAGGCAAAGTGCTGGATCGGGCGCGGGTATACCCAACGCTTGCCGAAGCGATGGAGGGGATCACCTATGCCTTCGCCACGACCGCGCGGGGCCGGGAACTGACCAAGCCCGTATTCTCTCCGGCTACGGCGTCCGCACATGCAAGGCAGGAAATAGCCGGGGGCGGACGGGTGGCTTTCATCTTCGGCCCTGAACGCGCCGGACTGGAAAATGACGACATTGCCCGCGCCAATGCGATCCTGACCGTGCCGGTCAATCCAGATTTTCCGTCGCTCAATCTGGGGCAGGCGGTTCTGCTGATGGGCTATGAATGGTCGCATGAACGTCTGCCAGCACAGCCCATGCCCACGAACCGCCGCCCTGCCGGAGAGGTGCCTGCCGACCGGATCGAAATCGAAAAGCTGGCCGATCACTATGAAGCAAAGCTGGATGAGGCAGGCTATTTCTTCCCGGAACAAAAGGCCCCGCCGATGAAGCTGAACCTGCGCAACCTTTGGTCGCGCATGGCGCTGACACGGGCCGATGTTCAGGTATTGCATGGGATCCTGCGCCAACTCACCCGACGCTAG
- a CDS encoding class II 3-deoxy-7-phosphoheptulonate synthase → MTQEQRPNTAARNWEKAGWRAYPRVQMPDYPDAEALGAVEAQLGKYPPLVFAGEARKLRAHLADVAQGKAFLLQGGDCAESFGEFSADNIRDTFKVMLQMAVVLTWGAQLPVVKVGRMAGQFAKPRSAPTETVDGVELPSYRGDIINGFDFTSAARVPDPQRMLSAYTQAAASLNLLRAFSTGGYADIHRVQSWIADFTSGPEAERYRAIADRISDAMAFMQAAGVTAEIAPELGQVEFYTSHEALLLEYEEALARVDTTTGLPVAGSGHMIWIGDRTRQPDGAHVEFCRGVQNPIGLKCGPTTTEDDLKVLMEKLNPANEAGRLTLIARFGAGKVGDHLPRLIKAVQEEGANVVWSCDPMHGNVIKSSTGYKTRQFDSILHEVREFFGVHKAEGTIPGGVHFEMTGKDVTECTGGVRAVTDEDLSDRYHTACDPRLNASQSLELAFLVAEELRARRISDASPQAAAS, encoded by the coding sequence ATGACGCAGGAACAGCGCCCAAATACCGCCGCCCGCAACTGGGAAAAGGCCGGCTGGCGTGCCTATCCCCGCGTTCAGATGCCGGATTATCCCGACGCCGAAGCGCTTGGCGCAGTTGAGGCGCAGCTTGGGAAGTACCCGCCGCTCGTCTTTGCGGGTGAGGCGCGTAAATTGCGTGCTCATTTGGCCGATGTCGCACAGGGCAAGGCATTCCTGCTTCAGGGCGGCGACTGCGCTGAAAGCTTCGGCGAATTCAGCGCCGACAACATTCGCGATACCTTCAAGGTCATGCTGCAAATGGCCGTTGTGCTCACATGGGGGGCGCAACTTCCGGTGGTGAAGGTCGGGCGCATGGCCGGACAGTTCGCCAAGCCGCGCTCTGCCCCGACAGAGACGGTGGATGGGGTGGAACTGCCCAGCTATCGCGGCGACATTATCAATGGGTTTGATTTTACCTCGGCCGCCCGCGTTCCGGACCCTCAGCGGATGCTGTCTGCATATACGCAGGCTGCGGCCTCGCTGAACCTGCTGCGCGCATTTTCGACCGGGGGCTATGCCGATATCCACCGTGTCCAAAGCTGGATTGCCGACTTCACTTCCGGCCCCGAGGCAGAGCGTTACCGCGCGATTGCCGACCGGATCAGCGATGCGATGGCATTCATGCAGGCGGCGGGCGTCACCGCAGAGATTGCGCCGGAACTCGGTCAGGTGGAGTTTTACACCAGCCATGAGGCGCTGCTGCTGGAATATGAAGAGGCATTGGCGCGGGTGGATACCACGACCGGGCTGCCGGTGGCGGGCTCGGGTCATATGATCTGGATCGGTGATCGTACGCGCCAGCCCGACGGTGCGCATGTCGAATTCTGTCGTGGTGTACAGAACCCGATCGGCCTGAAATGCGGCCCGACGACGACCGAAGACGATCTGAAAGTCCTGATGGAAAAACTGAACCCGGCGAATGAGGCGGGGCGTCTGACGCTCATCGCCCGTTTCGGTGCGGGCAAGGTTGGCGATCATCTGCCACGGCTTATTAAAGCCGTTCAGGAAGAGGGCGCGAATGTCGTCTGGTCGTGCGACCCGATGCATGGAAACGTGATCAAATCATCGACCGGCTACAAGACCCGCCAGTTCGATTCGATCCTGCACGAAGTGCGCGAGTTCTTTGGTGTGCACAAGGCCGAGGGCACGATTCCCGGCGGCGTGCATTTCGAGATGACCGGCAAAGACGTGACCGAATGCACGGGTGGTGTTCGCGCCGTGACCGATGAGGATCTTTCTGATCGCTACCACACGGCTTGTGATCCGCGGCTGAACGCCAGCCAGTCGCTGGAGCTCGCATTCCTTGTTGCAGAAGAACTGCGCGCGCGCCGCATCTCCGATGCGTCTCCGCAGGCCGCCGCAAGCTGA